In Bacillus sp. KH172YL63, one genomic interval encodes:
- the spoVE gene encoding stage V sporulation protein E has translation MPLKKSTPDFILIVVTLTLLAIGLIMVYSASAVWADYKFDDSFFFAKRQVLFAGVGLFAMFFIMNVEYWTWRNWAKIIIIICFVLLVLVLIPGIGVLRNGSRSWIGVGAFSIQPSEFMKLAMIAFLSKYLSENQKYITSFRKGVLPALLLVFTAFGMIMLQPDLGTGTVMVGTSVVMIFISGARIKHFVGLGMIGVLGFVGLVISAPYRIKRITSFLDPWEDPLNSGFQIIQSLYAIGPGGLFGLGLGQSRQKFFYLPEPQNDFIFAILAEELGFIGGTLVLLLFSLILWRGIRIALGAPDLFGTFLALGIVTMIAIQVMINVGVVTGLMPVTGITLPFLSYGGSSLTLMLMAVGVLLNISRYTRN, from the coding sequence TTGCCCTTAAAAAAATCGACCCCCGATTTTATACTCATTGTGGTAACACTGACTTTACTTGCGATTGGATTGATCATGGTATACAGTGCAAGCGCCGTTTGGGCGGATTACAAATTTGATGATTCCTTTTTCTTTGCGAAAAGGCAGGTGCTCTTTGCCGGTGTGGGACTGTTTGCCATGTTCTTCATCATGAATGTCGAGTATTGGACGTGGAGGAACTGGGCAAAGATCATCATCATCATTTGTTTCGTCTTACTTGTGCTCGTTTTGATTCCGGGTATAGGGGTGTTGCGGAATGGTTCAAGAAGCTGGATCGGGGTCGGAGCGTTCTCGATCCAGCCTTCAGAATTTATGAAACTGGCCATGATCGCATTCCTTTCTAAATACCTTTCTGAAAACCAAAAGTACATCACTTCCTTTAGGAAAGGGGTACTGCCGGCCCTCCTGCTCGTGTTTACGGCATTTGGGATGATCATGCTGCAGCCGGACCTCGGTACGGGGACGGTGATGGTCGGGACGTCAGTTGTCATGATCTTTATTTCAGGAGCAAGGATCAAACATTTTGTCGGACTTGGGATGATCGGTGTGCTTGGATTTGTCGGCCTCGTTATTTCCGCACCATACCGGATTAAGCGGATCACTTCTTTTCTTGACCCGTGGGAGGATCCGCTGAATAGCGGCTTTCAAATCATTCAGTCACTTTATGCCATCGGTCCAGGGGGATTATTCGGACTGGGTCTCGGACAGAGCAGACAGAAATTCTTTTATCTGCCCGAACCGCAGAACGATTTCATCTTTGCGATCCTGGCCGAAGAACTGGGCTTTATAGGCGGGACACTCGTGTTGCTTCTGTTTTCCTTGATCTTGTGGAGGGGGATCAGAATCGCACTGGGGGCACCGGACTTGTTTGGGACGTTCCTTGCCCTTGGCATCGTTACGATGATTGCGATTCAGGTGATGATCAATGTAGGGGTCGTGACCGGCCTCATGCCTGTTACCGGAATCACCCTTCCATTTCTCAGCTACGGGGGATCATCACTCACCTTGATGTTGATGGCTGTCGGCGTGTTGCTGAATATCAGCCGTTATACAAGGAACTAG